One Qiania dongpingensis genomic window carries:
- a CDS encoding site-specific integrase yields the protein MAVYKDNATGTWRVIYRFTNWKGERKQTQKRGFATKREAQAWEHEIMLKQGAKLDMTFASFFEVYEADKKQRVKESTWESKSHVIRTKILPYFGNRKIAEIEAKDIIAWQNELMAYRDEKGKPYSADYLKTIHAQLTAIFNHAVNFYSLPYNPARRAGTMGNEIPKEVNFWTKEEYLKFSEAMMDKPRSYYAFEMLYWCGIRSGELLALTPADFNFENQTVTISKTFHRSKGRDIITNPKTKKSNRVIKMPTFLCEEMQEYIKMLYDIKPEERLFTVTKSYLNHEMERGAKQAGVKKIRVHDIRHSAVSLLIDMGFSVLAIGERMGHEAEKITYRYAHLFPTVQTEMAEKLEMERRHKEDTNGKNT from the coding sequence ATGGCTGTATACAAGGACAATGCTACGGGAACGTGGCGGGTAATCTACCGCTTTACCAACTGGAAAGGCGAGAGGAAACAGACACAAAAAAGAGGTTTTGCTACCAAAAGAGAAGCGCAAGCCTGGGAGCATGAAATCATGCTGAAACAGGGCGCAAAGCTGGATATGACGTTTGCCAGCTTCTTTGAAGTTTACGAAGCCGACAAGAAACAGCGTGTTAAGGAAAGCACATGGGAATCCAAAAGCCATGTAATCCGCACAAAGATTTTACCGTATTTCGGGAATCGAAAAATAGCGGAGATTGAAGCAAAGGATATTATCGCATGGCAGAATGAACTCATGGCGTACCGGGACGAGAAGGGAAAGCCTTATTCGGCAGATTATCTGAAAACTATTCACGCCCAGCTTACGGCGATTTTCAATCATGCTGTGAACTTCTATAGCCTGCCCTACAATCCGGCAAGGCGGGCAGGAACAATGGGAAATGAGATTCCAAAAGAAGTGAATTTCTGGACGAAAGAGGAATATTTGAAATTCTCCGAAGCCATGATGGATAAGCCCCGTTCCTATTATGCTTTTGAAATGCTTTACTGGTGTGGAATCCGTTCCGGCGAACTGCTGGCACTCACTCCGGCTGATTTCAACTTTGAAAATCAGACGGTCACGATCAGCAAAACCTTTCATCGTTCTAAAGGGCGGGATATTATCACAAACCCGAAAACAAAAAAGAGCAACCGTGTAATCAAAATGCCAACTTTTCTCTGTGAGGAAATGCAGGAGTATATCAAAATGCTTTATGACATTAAGCCAGAGGAGCGACTGTTTACGGTCACAAAATCCTATCTTAATCACGAGATGGAGCGAGGGGCAAAGCAGGCAGGAGTGAAAAAGATTCGTGTGCATGATATTCGTCATAGCGCAGTTTCCCTGTTAATCGACATGGGATTTTCAGTGCTTGCGATTGGGGAGCGCATGGGGCATGAAGCGGAGAAAATCACTTATCGTTATGCTCACTTGTTCCCTACGGTGCAGACGGAAATGGCGGAGAAATTGGAAATGGAGCGTAGACATAAGGAGGACACAAATGGAAAGAACACTTGA
- a CDS encoding helix-turn-helix domain-containing protein produces the protein MAIGKRIRFFRNRKGMTQKQLGELLGFLGKTSDVRMAQYESEARTPKQDLVKEMAHILDVSPRAITVPEIDSYIGLMHTLFALEDMYGMKIGEIDGEVCLRLDKSAGTTYTTMFDMFHAWQEQAVRLEQGEITKEEYDQWRYKYPELDTSNHWRKVVPSQELSDLILQDLKPESD, from the coding sequence ATGGCAATCGGCAAAAGAATCCGCTTTTTCCGCAATCGGAAAGGCATGACGCAAAAGCAACTGGGCGAACTCCTCGGTTTTCTCGGAAAAACCTCTGATGTCCGTATGGCGCAGTACGAATCAGAAGCCAGAACGCCGAAACAAGACCTTGTAAAAGAAATGGCACATATCCTTGATGTCAGCCCACGAGCAATCACAGTTCCGGAGATTGACAGCTATATCGGGCTTATGCACACGCTCTTTGCGCTGGAAGATATGTATGGGATGAAAATCGGAGAGATTGACGGAGAAGTGTGTCTGCGATTAGATAAATCCGCCGGAACAACCTACACCACTATGTTTGATATGTTCCATGCATGGCAGGAACAGGCTGTCCGTCTGGAACAGGGAGAGATAACCAAAGAGGAATACGACCAGTGGCGGTACAAATATCCCGAATTAGATACCTCAAATCACTGGAGAAAGGTCGTTCCCTCACAAGAACTCAGCGACCTTATCTT
- a CDS encoding plasmid mobilization protein has protein sequence MERTLDYKGRWRNHTVAFRVSDEEAKLLNDLVALSGLTKQDYITRRLLCRDVVVQGNPRVYKALKNQMAAIYEELKRLETLSPDNDELLYTLQVIAITLDGLKGEDE, from the coding sequence ATGGAAAGAACACTTGATTACAAAGGGCGGTGGCGCAATCATACGGTGGCGTTCCGGGTATCGGACGAGGAAGCAAAGCTGCTTAATGATTTGGTGGCGTTGTCAGGCTTGACAAAGCAGGACTATATCACAAGGCGGCTGCTGTGCCGGGATGTGGTGGTACAGGGCAATCCGAGGGTTTATAAGGCTCTGAAAAATCAAATGGCGGCTATCTATGAGGAATTGAAGCGGCTGGAAACATTAAGCCCGGACAATGACGAACTGCTTTACACGTTGCAGGTAATTGCAATTACGTTAGATGGTCTGAAAGGAGAAGATGAATGA
- a CDS encoding complexin-2 — translation MKNVQISYELFVSLLRYHLVEDDDCLNQIRQGLEQKLDSLVRHELYAKYKTAPTQEEREKARQEYLNRRGVLDSFRW, via the coding sequence ATGAAGAACGTGCAAATTTCTTATGAACTGTTTGTATCTCTGCTACGCTATCATCTGGTGGAAGATGACGATTGTCTGAATCAAATCCGGCAGGGGTTAGAGCAGAAATTAGATTCACTGGTGCGTCATGAATTATATGCCAAATATAAGACTGCGCCCACACAGGAGGAACGGGAAAAAGCCAGACAGGAATATCTGAACAGGCGTGGAGTGTTGGATAGCTTTCGATGGTAG
- a CDS encoding AAA family ATPase, with protein sequence MTEKMQTTAPVSSVGADGAQPQLKNHNEIIANETAQINLQAKNLLEKSGSGGFQTVSMTELYDTVYPPRTPIVDGFLYGGTYLFVGAPKVGKSFFMGQLAYHVAMGLPLWNYPVRKGTVLYLALEDDYARLQRRLSGMFGVECVDNLYFATQAKTLNGGLDRQLEEFLKEHTDARLIIIDTLQKVREVGGDRYSYSSDYENVTKLKSFSDKYGICLLVVHHTRKLESEDSFDMISGTNGLLGAADGAFIMHKKKHTDNEAVMDIVGRDQPDQELTIEFDRERCVWKFKKAETELWKQPSNPLLEAINNFLTENRPEWTGTATELASQLPDIQLQANVLSRKLNVVNSQLINDYGIFYDNKRGHERKIILKRLEPRV encoded by the coding sequence ATGACAGAAAAAATGCAAACGACTGCTCCCGTATCATCTGTTGGCGCAGATGGGGCGCAGCCGCAATTAAAAAATCACAATGAAATTATAGCAAATGAAACAGCACAAATCAATCTGCAAGCCAAAAATCTCCTGGAGAAATCCGGGAGCGGCGGGTTTCAAACGGTTTCCATGACAGAACTGTATGATACAGTCTATCCGCCCAGAACGCCGATTGTAGACGGATTCCTCTATGGCGGCACTTATCTCTTTGTGGGTGCGCCGAAAGTGGGAAAATCATTCTTTATGGGACAGCTTGCCTACCATGTGGCAATGGGACTTCCTCTTTGGAATTATCCCGTCCGAAAGGGGACGGTGCTGTATCTGGCACTGGAAGATGATTACGCAAGGCTTCAGCGGCGGCTCTCTGGTATGTTCGGCGTGGAATGTGTGGATAATCTGTACTTTGCAACACAGGCAAAGACACTGAATGGGGGCTTGGACAGGCAATTAGAGGAATTTCTGAAAGAGCATACGGACGCAAGGCTGATTATCATTGACACGCTCCAGAAAGTGCGTGAGGTCGGCGGGGACAGGTACAGCTATTCCAGCGACTACGAGAATGTGACAAAGTTAAAGTCGTTCAGCGATAAATACGGTATCTGCCTGCTGGTGGTTCATCACACACGCAAGCTGGAATCCGAGGACAGTTTCGATATGATTTCCGGTACAAACGGACTGTTGGGTGCGGCAGACGGTGCGTTCATTATGCACAAGAAGAAGCACACTGACAATGAAGCGGTTATGGATATAGTGGGGCGAGACCAGCCGGATCAGGAATTGACTATAGAGTTTGACCGGGAGCGCTGTGTCTGGAAATTCAAAAAGGCGGAAACGGAACTGTGGAAACAGCCGTCGAATCCTCTGCTGGAAGCGATTAACAACTTTCTGACCGAGAATAGACCGGAATGGACGGGAACAGCAACGGAACTTGCAAGCCAGTTGCCGGATATACAGTTACAGGCGAATGTGCTTTCCAGAAAGCTGAATGTAGTCAACAGCCAGTTGATTAATGATTATGGGATTTTCTATGACAATAAGCGGGGGCATGAAAGGAAGATTATTCTGAAACGGCTTGAGCCGAGAGTATAA
- a CDS encoding helix-turn-helix domain-containing protein, giving the protein MAEKSFMTVEEVAAELRVSKSKAYQIVRELNAELQKQGYLTVAGRVNTTFFHKKVCYSD; this is encoded by the coding sequence ATGGCAGAAAAATCATTTATGACTGTGGAGGAAGTGGCTGCGGAATTGCGGGTGTCAAAGTCGAAAGCCTATCAGATTGTGCGGGAACTGAACGCGGAATTGCAGAAGCAGGGGTATCTGACGGTGGCTGGACGTGTGAACACTACTTTTTTTCATAAAAAGGTCTGTTACAGCGATTAA